One region of Vigna angularis cultivar LongXiaoDou No.4 chromosome 10, ASM1680809v1, whole genome shotgun sequence genomic DNA includes:
- the LOC108335259 gene encoding F-box/kelch-repeat protein At1g23390 — MAAAEEVPIHGDILEAILSHVPLIDLVPACHVSNSWKRAVSSSLAHLRPIKPWLIVLTQSPRDAHVTKLHGYDPRSHVWLEIKNHTCPHSSPVRSSHSSLLYTLTPAEFAFSLDALHLHWHHAPSPRVWRTDPIVARVGSRVVVAGGACEFEDDPLAVEMYDVESRAWETCPSMPALLKDSTASSWLSVAITGEVMHLTEKHSGVTYSFDTVTKKWEGPFDLRPDESVFHCVTGKIGERLMVAGLVGGFGNVRSVKLWEVRGGLGSGMVEVGEMPKEMVWKVMGGSELGSMEVTWIGDFVYVRNTSVKEELVVCEVVNGVGCEWRSVRNVAVNHGARMVVCGGDVCMQDLQRAVMSGTRTFCLKHM; from the coding sequence ATGGCAGCTGCAGAAGAAGTACCCATCCACGGTGATATCCTAGAGGCAATATTATCCCACGTGCCACTCATCGACCTTGTCCCAGCCTGTCACGTGTCAAACTCATGGAAGCGTGCGGTTTCCTCCTCTCTCGCACATCTCCGCCCCATTAAGCCATGGCTCATCGTCCTCACCCAGAGCCCACGCGACGCGCACGTGACAAAGCTGCACGGTTACGACCCTCGCTCCCACGTGTGGCTCGAGATAAAAAACCACACGTGTCCTCACTCCTCCCCGGTGCGCTCCTCTCACTCCTCGTTACTCTACACGCTCACCCCCGCCGAGTTCGCCTTCTCCCTCGACGCGCTGCACCTCCATTGGCACCACGCGCCATCACCGCGAGTGTGGCGCACTGACCCCATCGTGGCTCGTGTGGGCTCGCGCGTGGTGGTGGCCGGCGGCGCGTGCGAGTTCGAGGACGATCCGCTCGCGGTGGAGATGTACGACGTGGAGAGCCGCGCCTGGGAGACGTGCCCATCCATGCCGGCGCTGCTGAAGGATTCCACGGCATCGTCGTGGCTTTCGGTAGCCATCACCGGAGAGGTTATGCACTTGACGGAGAAACACTCCGGCGTGACGTACTCGTTCGACACTGTGACGAAAAAATGGGAGGGGCCGTTTGATTTGAGACCTGATGAGAGTGTTTTTCACTGCGTCACCGGAAAAATAGGGGAGCGATTGATGGTGGCGGGCTTGGTGGGGGGATTTGGGAACGTGAGAAGCGTGAAGCTGTGGGAGGTTAGGGGGGGATTAGGGTCCGGGATGGTGGAAGTGGGTGAGATGCCAAAAGAGATGGTTTGGAAGGTGATGGGTGGTTCAGAGTTAGGTTCGATGGAGGTGACGTGGATTGGGGACTTTGTTTACGTAAGGAACACTTCCGTTAAGGAGGAATTGGTGGTGTGTGAGGTAGTGAACGGTGTTGGGTGCGAGTGGAGAAGTGTACGGAATGTTGCCGTGAACCACGGCGCGAGAATGGTGGTTTGCGGCGGCGATGTTTGCATGCAGGATCTGCAGCGTGCGGTGATGTCAGGGACACGGACATTTTGCTTGAAACACATGTGA